Part of the Pseudomonadales bacterium genome is shown below.
GACGAGATGCCCTATGCCCGCATCGCCGCCCGCCATTTTGGCGTTCGCCACCATGAGCTCTACCTGCAACCGGATGATGTGGTCGAGATCGTGCCGAAGATCGCCGGCGCCTACGATGAGCCTTTCGGCAACTCCTCTGCAGTGCCGACCTACTTCTGCGCCGCGGCTGCGGCCGCGGCAGGGCACGACACGCTGCTGGCTGGTGATGGCGGCGACGAGCTTTTTGCCGGCAATGCCCGTTATGCCAAGCAGAAGCTGTTCGAACACTACCTTGCGCTGCCGGCCTGGTTGCGCGCTGGCATCGAGCAGGGCGTCGAGCGCCTGCCGGCACTCGGACAGGTGCCGCTGATTCAGAAGGGCTACCGCTACATCGAGCAGGCGCGGGTGCCGCTGCCCGACCGGCTGGAGAGCTACAACTTCTTTGCCACCCACGAACCGGCACAGATTCTCCATGCCGATCTGCTGGCGGCCATCGAGCTCGATCAGCCGCTGAAGCTGCTGCGCGATACCTATCAGGCCGTCACTGCCGACCATGCGTTGCAGCGCATGCTCTGGCTCGACTGGAAGCAGACGCTGGCCGACAACGACCTGCGCAAGGTGAGCGTGATGACGCAGAGTGCCGGCATCCAGGTGCGCTATCCGATGCTTGATGACGCCCTGATCGACCTGGCGCTGCAACTGCCGCCCGACTGGCTGCTGCCGGGACAGAAACTGCGCCACTTCTACAAACAGGCCTTCAGCGACTTTCTGCCACAGCAGATTCTCACCAAGCCCAAGCATGGCTTTGGCCTGCCGTTTGGTGTCTGGATGCGCGATGCGCCGCGACTGCGCGAACTGGCCTACGACGCACTGGCCAGCCTGAAGAAGCGTACTGTGCTGCGGTCCGACTACCTTGACCAAGTGGTGCAGCTGCACCAGCATGACCATGCCGCCTACTATGGTGAGTCGATCTGGATCTACATGATGCTCGAACTCTGGCTGCAGGCTTGGCATGACTGAAGCGACGCGAAGGCTGACCGGTCTGCTGTTGGCACTGCTCTGCGTGCTGCCGCTTCAGGCAGCCCCGCCCGACACCATCGCGCGCATCAAACCGGCGATTCTCGGCCTCGGCACCCATCAGCCGATGGGCAAGCCGCCGTCGCGGCTGCTCGGCACCGCCTTTGTCGTCGCCGATGGCCGCCATGCCATCACCAATGCCCATTCGCTTCCGGAGGCGTTGCAGAGCGATGGCGTGGAGAAGCTGGTCATCTTCATCGGCACCGCCCCGCAGTTGAAGCTGCGCGAAGTGCGCGTGATCGAGGTCGACAGTGACCATGATCTGGCGCTGCTGGGTTTTGACGGCGAGCCGTTGCCGGCCTTGCGCATCGGCGATTCGCAGCAGGTGCGTGAAGGGGAGAGCTACCTCTTCACCGGCTATCCGATCGGTGCCGTCCTTGGACTCTATCCAGTCACCCACCACGCCATGGTGGCCAGCATCACCCCGGTCGCCGTGCCGCAGATCTCGGCCACCCGCATCAGCAGCCGCATGGTGCGGGAGCTACGTGATCCCTATGTGGTCTTTCAACTGGATGCCACCGCCTACCCCGGCAACAGCGGCAGCCCGCTCTATGATCCGGAGAGTGGCGCGGTGGTCGGTGTGATCAACAAGGTGTTCGTACAGCAGAGCAAGGAGGCGGCCATCGAGCACCCCAGCGGCATCACCTATGCGATTCCGGGCCAGCACATCCGCGAGTTGTTGCGGCGCAACGGACTGCTTTAGGGTCGGTTTTCAGCAGCTCTGGCGCCGTGCCGTTGCGTGCGTTTCGGTCGGCCGAAGAGGCAGGCATCAGCCGATGCGGCCTTCATGACTGCTCTGTTGCAGGCGTGTCTGGCGCCCCGGACAGGATTCGAACCTGTGACCTGCCCCTTAGGAGGGGGCCGCGCTATCCTCTGTGCCACCGGGGCGGGCCGCCATTGTAGCGATCCAGCCGCCGCTTGTAGAGCAGCCCGTTGGTTCAGCGGCTACTGCATCATTTCGGCGTGGATGTCATCGGGGTCCAGCAGCCTGATCGGCACCGGCCTGACCCGCCAGATCTCCTGGCAGTACTGCCGGATGGTGCGATCCGACGAGAACATGCCGGAGTGGGCGGTGTTGAAAATCGACATTCGTGTCCACTGCTCCGGATGGTCGAGATAGACCCGGTTCACCTGATCCTGGCACTCCATGTAGGCGCCGAAATCGGCCAGCAGGAAGTAGGGGTCATGGTGCAGCAGCGAATCGAGCAGCGGTCGGAACAGCTCGCTGTCTCCGCGGGAGAAGTAGCCACTGCGCAGCAGGGAGATCACCTCCTGCAACTCGTCATTGCCATGGAGCCAGTCGAGTGGCCGGTAGCCGCTGGCGCGCAGTCGCTCGATCTGCTCGGCGGTGTGACCAAACAGAAAGAAGTTCTCCTCGCCCACCTGCTCACGAATCTCGACATTGGCGCCATCCAGCGTGCCGATGGTGAGTGCGCCATTCATCATGAACTTCATGTTGCCGGTGCCGGACGCCTCCTTGCCAGCCGTCGAGATCTGCTCGGAGAGGTCGGCCGCCGGGTAGAGGCGCTCGCCATTGCTGACATGAAAGTTGGGCAGAAAGAACACCTGCATCCGCTCCCGCGTGTCGGGGTCGTTGTTGACCACGGCGGCGACGTTGTTGATCAGTTTGATCATCAGCTTGGCCATGTGGTAGCCCGGTGCCGCCTTGCCGCCGAAGATATAGGTGCGCGGAAAGAATTCGCTGTTGGGGCTGTTCTTGAGCCGCAGATAGTGGGCAATGATCTGCAGGGCGTTGAGATGTTGGCGCTTGTATTCGTGAATGCGCTTGACCTGTACATCGAAGATCGATTCTGGATTGATCACGGTGTCGAAGCGCTTCTTGATGAAGCGGGTCAGGTTCTCCTTGTTGTGCTGTTTGATGCTGCGCCAGCGCTGGCGAAAGGCGGCGTCATCGGCCAGTGGCGCCAGCTGTCTGAGTCGATCGAGATCGGTGCTCCAACCGGGATCCAGCGCGTCGCTGATCAGTCGACAGAGCAGCGGATTGCTCAGAAACAGCCAGCGTCTCGGGGTGATGCCATTGGTCTTGTTGGAGATCTTCTCGGGCCAGAGTTCGTGGAAATCTCTCAGTACATCCTTTTTCAGCAGTTCGGTGTGCAGTGCCGCCACGCCGTTGATGGCATGGCTGCCGATGGCCGCAAGATGGGCCATGCGCACATAGCGCTCGCCCTGCTCATTGATGATCGACAGCCGGGCCAGCCGTTCGACATCGCCCAGATAGCGCAGGCGGACGCTCTCCAGAAATTGGTCGTTGATCGTGTAGATGAGCTCGAGATGGCGCGGCAGGATGCGCTGGAACAGGGCAAGCGGCCACTGCTCCAGCGCTTCGGGCAACAGCGTGTGGTTGGTGTAGGCGAAGCTCTGCCGGGTGATGGACCAGGCCTGCTCCCAAGTGCAGCGGTGGTCATCCAGCAGCAACCGCATCAGTTCGCAGACCGCCAGTGCCGGATGGGTGTCGTTCAGTTGTACGGCGAATTTTTCGTGGAACTGCTCCAGCGCAATCTTCTGCTGGCGCAGGATGCGCAGCATGTCCTGCAGTGAGGCGGAGACCAGAAAGAACTGCTGCTGAAGCCGCAGCGCCTTGCCCTGAATCGCTTCGTCGTTGGGGTAGAGGATCTTGCTCAGGTTCTCCGAGCGGATCTTCTCATCCACCGCGCCGTAGTAGTCGCCGCGGTTGAACACGGCGAAATCGAACGATTCCGGCGCTTCGGCCCGCCACAGCCGCAAGGTGTTGGCGGTGTTGTTGCGGTAACCCAGCACTGGTGTGTCATAGGGCACGGCCTTGACGACCCAACTGGGGAACCAGCGCATCCGCTGGCGGTTCTGCTCATCCTGATAGGCTTCGCTGTGGCCGCCGAACTTCACCTCCACCGCCCACTCGGGGCGAGGAATCTCCCAGGGGTTGCCGAAGCGCAACCATTTGTCGGTCTTCTCGACCTGCCAGCCATCGACGATCTCCTGATCGAAGATGCCGAATTCATAGCGGATGCCGTAGCCGAGGCTCGGAATCTCCAGCGTGGCCAGCGAGTCGAGAAAGCAGGCCGCCAGCCGTCCCAGACCGCCGTTGCCGAGTCCGGGCTCCTCTTCCTGGCGCAACAGTTCGCGAAAATCGAGCCCCATTTCCTCGATGGCCTCCTGCGCCTGCGCATGGATGCCGAGGTTGAGCAGGTTGTTGCCGAGTTGAGTGCCCATCAGAAATTCGGCCGAGAGATAGGCCACTGTCCTGGCACCCTGCTCGGTGTAGGCCGTGGCTGTGCTGATCCAGCGGTGCAGCAGCCGGTCGCGCACGGCATAGGCCAGCGCCAGGTAGTAGTCGTTCATCGTTGCCAGCGCGGGGAATTTGCCCTGACTGAAGAAAAGGTGATCAAAGAAAGCGCGCTCGAGCGCCTCTTTGTCGAGTCCGGTGCGTTCATCCAGTGTCGAGGAGAGCAGTTCAGTTTCGTTGATGGCGTCCATAACACCCGCTGCAAAAAAGGTAAAAGTGATGCAATAAAACAAGCAAGTCTGATGCCGAATCAGCGGTACGCCATTGCCGGCTTGCAGGGTGGATCAGGGCATGTCGTCTGCTTGCAGTTCGATGGCCGACGGCCACTGCGCCGGCAGCCAGCGCAAATCGGCTGGATGGTCGATGTCATGCAGGGTCGGCTGGGTCTGCACCGACCACTTCAGTTGCTGCAACCGTTGCAGCGTGATGGCGGCCACCCGGTTGCTGCTCCAGGGTATTTCAGTGAACAGCGAGGGGTGAAACCGGTTGAGTCCGAGCAGCGCATAGCCGCCATCGGCGGTGGGGGTGATGACGCAGTCGACCTGCTGCAGTGCCTGTGCGGCACATTGCAGCCGCCGTGCATCCAGCGCCGGACAGTCGGTGCCGATCAGCAGCAGCGACTCGCCCTCGTGCAGGGTGCGCTGCGCGGCACGGGCCATGCGCTCGCCCAGATCACCCGCTCCCTGGTCAGAGCAGGAGATCGACCGCGGCAGTGATTGCCCCGCCCAGGCGCTGTCATCGATGGCGGGGGTGGCGCAGAGTTCCACCGCTCCGATCCGTGCTGCGATGGCCTCATTCACGCTGTGATGCAACATCCGTTGCGCCAGACGGGCGGCCCCTTGCGCCCCAAGCGCCGGAATCAGCCGGGTCTTGGCGATGCCGGCGCAGGGTGCCTTCGCGAAGATGAGGATCCGTACCGGCATCGGCTGCCTGCTGGAGGCAACGACTTCACTTCTCGGCATTCATCAGGCCACGTACCGCGGCAGGAATGTCCGCTGGCAGCAGAATCAGTTTGGCGTTGTTCGAGGTCGCCATGTCGTTGAGTGAGTCGACATAGCGCTCTCCCAGCAGGTAGATCAGTGGCAGTTGATTCTGGCCGATCGCCGAACTGATCTTTTCGATCGCCTCGGTGGTGCCGGTGGCATTGACCACCTTGGCCTCGGCGTCGCGGCGCGAGGCTTCGAGGCGGCCATCGGCCTGCAGGATGGCGGCGGTCTTGTCGCCTTCGGCGCGGGTGACGGTGGCACGGCGCAGCCGTTCGGCGGCGGCCTGCTCCTCCATCGCCTTCTGCATGGTCTGCGATGGGTTGATGTCCTGAATCTCGACGGTCTTGAGCGTGATGCCCCAGTCGGCGATGTCGTCGGAGATGGCCGTCTTCAATTTGGTCTTGATCTGGTCACGCGATGACAGGGCTTCATCGAGCGTCAATTCGCCGATGATCGAGCGCAGCGAGGTCTGCACCAGGGTGCGAATGGCCAGTTGGTAATCTTCCACCCCATAAACCGCCTTCTCTGGCGAGAGGATGTTGATGTAAGCCACCGCATTGGCGACGATCACGACGTTGTCGAGCGTGATCACCTCCTGCGACGGAATGTCGAGCACGATGTCCTTGGTGGTCACCTTGTAGGCGACGCTGTCGATGTAGGGGATTATGAAGTTGAGTCCGGGTGACAGCGAGCTGTGGTACTTGCCAAGTCGCTGCACCACCCATTTGCTACCCTGCGGCACCTGACGCACACCCTTGAACAGGGTCAGGAGAGTCAGCGCCAGCAGCGCGAGGATGACGACGGTGGTTTCCATTTGGGCTCCTCTTTGTTTGGTCAATGAATCATGTTTTTCTTTTGACGATCAATGTATTGCCGGAAACATCCAGAACTATTACACGATCACCACACTGCACTTTTTCTTCACAGATGAATGCCCACTCGTCCGCGCCCAGCAGCGGTTTGCTGAAGCGGACCTTGCCGCGGCGATGATCGAGTGGCAGCTCGATCACCTGGCCCACCTCGCCCAGCACCGCCTCGCGGCTCAGGCCGGCACGGGTGTGGTCGACCATTCTGGGTTTGAAGAAGGCAAACCAGCCCACCGCAAAAGTGATCGAGGCGCCAGTCCAGACCAGCAGTTGCAGCGTGATCGACAGACCGGGCAGCAGCCAGGTCAGCAGCCCGACCAGAATCGCCCCCAGGCCGAACCAGATCACCGTGAAGCTGGGGATGAAGATCTCCAGCCCCGCCAGCAGCAGTCCCAGGGTCAGCCAGTGCCAGTAGAGCGGTTCAAAGGTCATCATGGTTTCTCGTTCCATTTCAGCGTGTGTCGGCTGTTTTCGCGGCGCCGGGCATCCGCAAGAAGAGGGTGGCTACAGCTCGATTTTCTGTCCACGAACGGGGATGCCGGCAAACCAGCCAAGCTGCTCATGGATGGCCTGTTGCAGCGTGACCATCGGTTCCAGCTCGCCATGCACCAGAAACAGTTTCGGTGCCGGATCGCGCAACCGGCCGGCCCATTCGATCAGTTGCCGCTGGTCGGCATGGGCCGAGAAGCCGCCGACCGTGTGAATCTTGGCATTGACGGCGATCTCCTGCCCGAACAGGCGCACCCGCTGGGCGCCATCCACCAGCAGCCGACCCAGGGTGCCGCGCGCCTGGAAGCCGACGATCAGCAGATGGTTCTGCCGGCGCCACAGGCCATGCTTCAGGTGGTGGCGGATGCGGCCCCCGCTGCACATGCCGCTGCCGGCGATGATGATCGCTCCGCCCTGGATCTGATTCAGCGCCATCGAGTCGGCGGTGGTGCGGGAGTAGCGCAGCTTGGGCAGCCATGACTCCCACTCGGTGCTGCCAGTGCGGGCGAAGGCGCGCTGCTCTTCGGGGCTGAACAGGTGGTGGTGCCGAGCATAGATTTCGCTGGCGCTGATCGCCATCGGACTGTCGAGAAACACCTGCTGCTGTGGCAGATCACCTTGGCGGTCGAACTGCCCAAGCCAGTAGAGCAGCTCCTGGGTGCGGCCGACGGCGAAGGCCGGAATCAGGACATTGCCGCCCGATCGATGCGCAGTGACGAGAATCTCCTTCAGCTCCTGCAAGGTGGCATCGAGGGTACGATGACAGCGGTCGCCATAGGTCGACTCCAGCAGCAGCAGATCCGCCCCGTCGATCGGTTCCGGGTCGCGCAGCAGTGCCGAGCCGCTGTTGCCGAGGTCGCCGGAGAACAGCAGGCGTCTGCGGCCGTCACGGCTGGCGAGCTGCAACTCGACGGTGGCCGATCCGAGAATGTGGCCGGCATCGCGGAATGTCACGGTCACGCCGGGCAGAATCTGCTCGGGCCGTTGGTAGTCGATCGAACGGCACTGCCGTAACACGCTGTCGACATCCTGCAGGTCGAACAGTGGTTCGATCGGCTCGTCGCCACTGCGCAGCCGCTGCCGGTTTTCCCACTCGGTGTCCTTGTTCTCGAGATGGGCTGCGTCCTCGAGCATCAATCTGAGCAGATCACGGGTGGCCGGCGTCAGGTAAATCGGGCCCCTGAACCCCTCCTTGACCAGCTTCGGCAGCAGGCCGCAGTGGTCGAGGTGGGCGTGGGAGAGCAGTACGGCATCGATTTCAGCCGGGATAAAGGGGAACTCCTCCCGGTTGGCCGCTTCGGTCTCGTTGCCGCCCTGATACATCCCGCAATCGAGCAGCAGGCGATGGCCGGCATGTTCGAGCAGGAAGCAGGAGCCAGTGACCTGGCGTGTGGCACCGTAAAACGTCAAAAAGGCCATGGGACACCTTGGAATCGAAGAGTGTGAAAACCGTCCGTCGTCATGGGCGGAACACCATGGCTTCATGCTACCAGCTTTCGGCGCACCCTCATCACTGCCGGGCGGCCCGGCACTCAGTCGGTGCCGAGCACCCGCACCAGCAACTCGAAGTAGATCTGCGCCAACTGCGCCAGATCAGCCACCGCCACCTGCTCGTCGACCTTGTGGATGGTGGCGTTGATCGGGCCCAGTTCGACCACCTGGGCACCGGTCAGCGCAATGAAACGGCCATCGGAAGTGCCCCCCGAGGTGGAGAGTTGCGGCGCCTGACCCGTCACCGTCTGCACTGCCGCGCTGACGGCATCGAGAAATGGACCCTCACCGGTCAGGAATGGCAGACCGTTGCGCACCCAATCGATCTTGAAGTGGTGAGCATGCCTGGCCAGCACCGCTTCGACCTGCTGTTCGAGCTGTTCGGCGGTCACCTCGGTGGAGTAGCGAAAGTTGATCACCGCCTCGGCCGTGCCGGGGATGACGTTGGTGACGCCGGTGCCGCCGCTGATGTTGGAGATCTGAAAGCTGGTGGGCGGAAAGAAGGCATTGCCCCGGTCCCACTCGATTGCGCTCAGCTCGGCCAAGGCCCGTGCCAGCGGCTGAATCGGATTGTCGGCCAATTGCGGGTAGGCAATGTGGCCCTGCTTGCCGATCACCTTGATCCAGCCATTGAGTGAACCGCGTCGGCCATTCTTGACCACGTCACCCAGACGCTGGTCACTCGAAGGCTCGCCCACCAGCGCGAAGTCGATCCGTTCCTCACGCGCCATCAGGGTTTCGACCACCCGCACCGTGCCATCGACCGATGGCCCCTCTTCGTCGCTGGTGAGCAGAAAGGCAATCGAGCCACGGTGCTGCGGATGGTGCGCAACAAAGGCTTCGCAGGCGGTCACCATCGCGGACAGACTGCCCTTCATGTCCGCTGCACCACGGCCGCGCAGGATGCCATCGACCAGAGTCGGCACGAAGGGCGGGCTGCTCCAGGCTTCGACCGGCCCGGTTGGCACCACATCGGTGTGGCCGGCAAACAGCAGCAGCGGTGCAGTGCTGCCACGCCGCGCCCACAGGTTCTCCACTTCGCCAAACGGCAGTGGTTCCAGCCGAAAGCCGATCTGCGCCAACCGCTCACCGATCAGTTGCTGGCAACCGGCATCGCGCGGCGTGACCGATGGGCAGCGCATCAATTCCATGGCCAGTTCGAGGGTGGCAATCGGGTCGGGCATCGCTGTCGATCTCTTGAAGCTTTGAAGCCGGGCATGATACCCAATCTCCGGACCCTTGAAGTGCCGCCATCGGGCATTCATGGGATAATGGCGCGCCTTCGTCATGAAGGCTTTTTCTCTACCGGAGGCCGATGCGCTGTGTTGGCCTCTGCGCAACAGGTAACAAAAGAAGGTAATTCAGGATGAGTAACATTCGTTTCGATGGCCGGGTGGCCGTGGTCACTGGCGCCGGCAATGGTCTGGGGCGCAGCCATGCACGGCTGCTGGCGGCCCGGGGTGCTAAGGTGGTGGTCAATGATCTGGGCGGCGATATCTTCGGCAGCGGCAATGACAAGCGTGCCGCCGACCTGGTGGTCGATGAAATCAAGGCCGCCGGTGGCGAAGCCGTCGCCAACTACAACTCGGTCGAGGATGGCGACAAGATCATCGAAACCGCCGTCAATGCCTTTGGTCGTGTCGACATCGTCATCAACAACGCCGGCATTCTGCGCGACAAGAGCTTCGCCAAGATGACCGAAGAGGATTGGGAGCTGATCTATCGCGTCCATGTGCTTGGCGCCTTCCGCGTGCTGAAGGCCGCCTGGCCGATCATGCGTGAGCAGGCCTATGGCCGCATCGTCAACACCGTCTCCGCCGCCGGCATCTATGGCAATTTCGGACAGGTGAACTACTCGATGGCCAAATTGGGCCTGCATGGCATGACCCAGAGCCTGGCGCAGGAGGGTGCATCGAAGAACATCGTCGTCAACTCGATCGCTCCGATCGCCGGATCGCGCCTGACCGCGACCGTGATGCCGCCGCAACTGCTCGAAGCGCTCAAGCCCGAGTGCGTCAGCCCGCTGGTGGCCTATCTGTGCAGTGAAACCAACAAGGACAGCGGTGGGCTCTATGAAGTCGGCGCCGGCTGGATCGGCAAGCTGCGCTGGGAGCGCACCCAGGGGGTCGAATTCTCCAGCAGCGGCACCTTCACCCCGGATGATGTGGCCAGCAAGTGGGCCGAACTGGGTGATTTCACCAACTCGACTCATCCGACCAACACCCAGGAGTCGATGGCGCCAGCCATGAAGCTGGCGGGTCTGGGCTGAGATCAGGGTCTGCGCGATCGCCCCACTGTGCGGGGCGATCGTTCATTCTACCGGTGGAATTTCGCGTTGCCGCTGTGCCCGCTCCGCCGCTTCCAGGGTTTGCAGAATCAGCGTATTGATCGTCATCGGACCCACGCCACCGGGCACCGGCGTGTAGGCCATCACCCGCGACTTGACGCCCTCCAGGTCGACATCACCCATGCCGCCCGGATGGTAGCCCGCATCGACCACCACGGCACCCTCTTTCACCCAGTCGGCACGAATGAAGGCCGGAATACCCACTGCCCCGACGATCAGATCGGCCCGCCGCAGATGGTCGGCGAGATCGACGGTTCTGGAGTGGCAGACCGTCACCGTGCAATGGGCATTGAGCAGCATCAGCGCCATCGGTTTGCCGAGGATCGGGCTGCGACCAACCACCACCGCATGCTTGCCGATCAATGGAATCTGATAGTGTGCCAGCAACCGCATGATGCCCGCCGGCGTGGCCGCGCCGTAAGCCGCCTCGCCCATCGCCATGCGACCAAAACCGAGACAGGTGACGCCATCGACATCTTTTTCGGCAGCAATGGCATCGAAGCAGCGCCGTTCATCGATCTGCGCCGGCACCGGATGCTGCAACAGAATGCCATGGACATCAGGATCACGGTTGAGCCGATCGATCTCGGCCAGCAGCTGTTCGGTGGTGGTCGATGCCGGCAGTTCGATGGCATGTGATTTCATGCCCACCCGTCGACAGGCATTGCCCTTCATGCGCACATAGGTTGCCGAGGCCGGGTCATCACCGACCAGCAGGGTGGCCAAGATCGGCGTGGCACCGCCTGACGCCGATTCGAGCCGGATCACCCGCTGGGCAATCTGCCGTTCGCAACTCTGAGCCAGTGATTTGCCATCGAGCAGCATCGCACTCATCGATTTGGATTTCCGTTGTTGAATTTGTCGAAGTGGTCAAGAACCCGCCATGGTGGGTTGTGCTATATCTATTGCATTGCATCGCCATGAGGCGTCATTTTATCGCAGTCCATCCACGGAGAGCGCGCTTGACCCCCAGTCTGGACGCCGAACAGCAGCTGCCACCCTCTGCAGGGGTCACGCTCTCATCCAGTTTTGCGCTGCTTTATCAGGGGCTGCATGAGACGTTGGTCGAGTCGGTGAAGGAGGCGCGGTCGCTGGTCGAGGAGAGTTGCCACCAGCCACGCTCGATCGCCACCCTGAGCCAACTGCTGCACCAGATCGGCGGCGCACTGCGGTTGGCGGAGCTGAAGGGCGCCATCGAGCTGGTGGATGAAATCGATGCAGTTGTCTGTGCTGCCAACAGCGAAGGGTTCGATTCACAACGGGCCACACTGCTGCTCGATGCCCTCGATACCCTGCTGCGCTACCTGGACTGCCTGCATGCAGGGCGCAAACCACTGCCGGCACTGCTGCTGAATGCGATCAACCGGGTGCGTGTCGCCAGCCGGCGCCCGCCGCTGCCGGATTCATGCTTCGATCTCGGTCACTTTAGACCGAGTCACCCCTTGCCAGAATTTGGTGTCGCCAAAACCCAGCCGATCGACAGCCAGAAACGGCTGCGCCAACTCTATCAGGTCGGGTTGACCAACCTGTTGCGGGAACAGAATGTCGAACAGAGTCTCGGCTGGATGGCGCATGCCCTCGACCGACTGGCGCCAGGAGGGAGCAATCCATGGCGCACCACCCTGTGGCGACTCGGCAATACACTTTTGCGACGCTTCGCTCTCGACAAGAGGGTGCCGGATGACGGGGGAAAACGGCTGTTCAGCGCACTGGACCGGCAGATCCGTCTGCAGATCGAGCAGAGCGACGAGACAGCGCTCATCGAGACATTGCGTGCATTGATCACCGAATTCGTCTATCTGCTGCGGCTCGATCGCAGCAGTGACGATGCGATCGACCAGTGGTTGACGCTGATCGCCGCCCCCGAGCTCGACCACAGTGAACGTGACCTGCTGGTCGGTCGGCTCCATCTCGATGGCGAAGACCAGCGCACGCTGGATGCCGTGTGCGGTTCGCTGCTCAACGAGCTGCA
Proteins encoded:
- a CDS encoding asparagine synthase codes for the protein MAGAEKSGLLGRVSFSGQSNAEADAPPLWPAWQRLSDAGVWLHWHLPLLKHQDDAGTLLLGSAQFGSRLDGEALAQWWQSYQQQGDAALAQLEGHFLAIILDRRRQCVTLAVDRFSTIPLYYAAAGDGVALASQLPLLRHAMAHRPALSMQGIYHYLYFHMVPAPLSVWEGVHKIPAGHLLKISQGRAELVRYWQPVFLPAASGATQLRTQSAAAALLVERLTTAVERAGAQSSAAFLSGGLDSSTVTGLLSRQREGDVDAYTVGFDAAGYDEMPYARIAARHFGVRHHELYLQPDDVVEIVPKIAGAYDEPFGNSSAVPTYFCAAAAAAAGHDTLLAGDGGDELFAGNARYAKQKLFEHYLALPAWLRAGIEQGVERLPALGQVPLIQKGYRYIEQARVPLPDRLESYNFFATHEPAQILHADLLAAIELDQPLKLLRDTYQAVTADHALQRMLWLDWKQTLADNDLRKVSVMTQSAGIQVRYPMLDDALIDLALQLPPDWLLPGQKLRHFYKQAFSDFLPQQILTKPKHGFGLPFGVWMRDAPRLRELAYDALASLKKRTVLRSDYLDQVVQLHQHDHAAYYGESIWIYMMLELWLQAWHD
- a CDS encoding trypsin-like peptidase domain-containing protein; translated protein: MTEATRRLTGLLLALLCVLPLQAAPPDTIARIKPAILGLGTHQPMGKPPSRLLGTAFVVADGRHAITNAHSLPEALQSDGVEKLVIFIGTAPQLKLREVRVIEVDSDHDLALLGFDGEPLPALRIGDSQQVREGESYLFTGYPIGAVLGLYPVTHHAMVASITPVAVPQISATRISSRMVRELRDPYVVFQLDATAYPGNSGSPLYDPESGAVVGVINKVFVQQSKEAAIEHPSGITYAIPGQHIRELLRRNGLL
- a CDS encoding glycogen/starch/alpha-glucan phosphorylase — protein: MDAINETELLSSTLDERTGLDKEALERAFFDHLFFSQGKFPALATMNDYYLALAYAVRDRLLHRWISTATAYTEQGARTVAYLSAEFLMGTQLGNNLLNLGIHAQAQEAIEEMGLDFRELLRQEEEPGLGNGGLGRLAACFLDSLATLEIPSLGYGIRYEFGIFDQEIVDGWQVEKTDKWLRFGNPWEIPRPEWAVEVKFGGHSEAYQDEQNRQRMRWFPSWVVKAVPYDTPVLGYRNNTANTLRLWRAEAPESFDFAVFNRGDYYGAVDEKIRSENLSKILYPNDEAIQGKALRLQQQFFLVSASLQDMLRILRQQKIALEQFHEKFAVQLNDTHPALAVCELMRLLLDDHRCTWEQAWSITRQSFAYTNHTLLPEALEQWPLALFQRILPRHLELIYTINDQFLESVRLRYLGDVERLARLSIINEQGERYVRMAHLAAIGSHAINGVAALHTELLKKDVLRDFHELWPEKISNKTNGITPRRWLFLSNPLLCRLISDALDPGWSTDLDRLRQLAPLADDAAFRQRWRSIKQHNKENLTRFIKKRFDTVINPESIFDVQVKRIHEYKRQHLNALQIIAHYLRLKNSPNSEFFPRTYIFGGKAAPGYHMAKLMIKLINNVAAVVNNDPDTRERMQVFFLPNFHVSNGERLYPAADLSEQISTAGKEASGTGNMKFMMNGALTIGTLDGANVEIREQVGEENFFLFGHTAEQIERLRASGYRPLDWLHGNDELQEVISLLRSGYFSRGDSELFRPLLDSLLHHDPYFLLADFGAYMECQDQVNRVYLDHPEQWTRMSIFNTAHSGMFSSDRTIRQYCQEIWRVRPVPIRLLDPDDIHAEMMQ
- a CDS encoding TIGR04282 family arsenosugar biosynthesis glycosyltransferase, with the protein product MPVRILIFAKAPCAGIAKTRLIPALGAQGAARLAQRMLHHSVNEAIAARIGAVELCATPAIDDSAWAGQSLPRSISCSDQGAGDLGERMARAAQRTLHEGESLLLIGTDCPALDARRLQCAAQALQQVDCVITPTADGGYALLGLNRFHPSLFTEIPWSSNRVAAITLQRLQQLKWSVQTQPTLHDIDHPADLRWLPAQWPSAIELQADDMP
- a CDS encoding SPFH/Band 7/PHB domain protein, whose translation is METTVVILALLALTLLTLFKGVRQVPQGSKWVVQRLGKYHSSLSPGLNFIIPYIDSVAYKVTTKDIVLDIPSQEVITLDNVVIVANAVAYINILSPEKAVYGVEDYQLAIRTLVQTSLRSIIGELTLDEALSSRDQIKTKLKTAISDDIADWGITLKTVEIQDINPSQTMQKAMEEQAAAERLRRATVTRAEGDKTAAILQADGRLEASRRDAEAKVVNATGTTEAIEKISSAIGQNQLPLIYLLGERYVDSLNDMATSNNAKLILLPADIPAAVRGLMNAEK
- a CDS encoding NfeD family protein produces the protein MTFEPLYWHWLTLGLLLAGLEIFIPSFTVIWFGLGAILVGLLTWLLPGLSITLQLLVWTGASITFAVGWFAFFKPRMVDHTRAGLSREAVLGEVGQVIELPLDHRRGKVRFSKPLLGADEWAFICEEKVQCGDRVIVLDVSGNTLIVKRKT
- a CDS encoding MBL fold metallo-hydrolase: MAFLTFYGATRQVTGSCFLLEHAGHRLLLDCGMYQGGNETEAANREEFPFIPAEIDAVLLSHAHLDHCGLLPKLVKEGFRGPIYLTPATRDLLRLMLEDAAHLENKDTEWENRQRLRSGDEPIEPLFDLQDVDSVLRQCRSIDYQRPEQILPGVTVTFRDAGHILGSATVELQLASRDGRRRLLFSGDLGNSGSALLRDPEPIDGADLLLLESTYGDRCHRTLDATLQELKEILVTAHRSGGNVLIPAFAVGRTQELLYWLGQFDRQGDLPQQQVFLDSPMAISASEIYARHHHLFSPEEQRAFARTGSTEWESWLPKLRYSRTTADSMALNQIQGGAIIIAGSGMCSGGRIRHHLKHGLWRRQNHLLIVGFQARGTLGRLLVDGAQRVRLFGQEIAVNAKIHTVGGFSAHADQRQLIEWAGRLRDPAPKLFLVHGELEPMVTLQQAIHEQLGWFAGIPVRGQKIEL